One stretch of Halobaculum marinum DNA includes these proteins:
- a CDS encoding DUF7344 domain-containing protein produces the protein MGDDVDWTEQSSPGPAAEVSQLLAEDDLYRALAGRGRRRTMAILLDSGVRHVDDIATVLLGWEVSESNGVGSPAERDRIAVRLHHVDLPVLADVGLIAYDPESRVVAPTEVPPDVADLVRRSIAAESAHRR, from the coding sequence ATGGGAGACGACGTAGATTGGACGGAACAGTCGTCGCCCGGGCCGGCCGCAGAGGTGTCCCAGTTGCTGGCGGAAGACGACCTGTACCGGGCGTTAGCCGGGCGGGGGCGGCGGCGAACGATGGCAATCCTCCTCGACAGCGGCGTGCGTCACGTTGACGACATCGCGACGGTGCTTCTCGGCTGGGAGGTCAGCGAGTCGAACGGTGTTGGATCGCCCGCCGAGCGCGACCGGATCGCCGTCAGACTCCACCACGTGGACCTTCCGGTGCTCGCTGACGTGGGGCTGATCGCGTACGACCCTGAGTCGAGGGTAGTCGCCCCGACCGAGGTCCCGCCAGACGTCGCCGACCTCGTCCGGCGGAGCATCGCCGCAGAGTCT
- a CDS encoding AIR synthase family protein: MTDDRTPRRGKVDRDTFESVVRPALGADRDDVRVGPAHGVDFGVLDVADRAVVCATDPISLLPELGYERAGRFALSFALGDVAVSGVAPTHLCPSFALPQEVSDDEFAAFWAAMTAECEALGVAVPTGHTARYPGASLPWVGAATVLGVGDHDDVIRPDGARPGDRLLVTKGPAVETAGLFASVFPDALADRGLDESTLAEAAALIDETSVVRDALAAATAGREAARSGDAAAGVTAMHDATEGGLRGALCETAAAAGVRIDVDRASVPTVDAALATCRALDIDPWACTTSGTLLLAVDPDAVDRVVAALQARGTPVGVVGDVTAGSGVFVDGERVDPPTEDASWGVYERLSAGR, encoded by the coding sequence ATGACCGACGACCGCACCCCCCGTCGGGGGAAGGTCGACCGCGACACGTTCGAGTCGGTGGTGCGTCCCGCGCTGGGCGCCGACCGCGACGACGTGCGCGTCGGCCCCGCCCACGGCGTCGACTTCGGCGTGCTCGACGTGGCCGACCGGGCGGTCGTCTGTGCAACCGACCCCATCTCGCTGCTCCCCGAGTTGGGGTACGAGCGGGCGGGCCGGTTCGCGCTGTCGTTCGCCCTCGGCGACGTGGCGGTGTCGGGGGTCGCGCCGACCCACCTGTGCCCGTCGTTCGCGCTCCCGCAGGAGGTGTCCGACGACGAGTTCGCCGCCTTCTGGGCGGCGATGACCGCCGAGTGCGAGGCGCTCGGCGTCGCCGTCCCGACGGGCCACACCGCCCGCTACCCCGGCGCGTCGCTCCCGTGGGTGGGGGCGGCCACGGTGCTCGGCGTCGGCGACCACGACGACGTGATCCGACCCGACGGCGCTCGCCCGGGCGACCGCCTGCTCGTCACGAAGGGGCCCGCTGTGGAGACCGCCGGCCTGTTCGCGTCGGTGTTCCCCGACGCGCTGGCCGACCGCGGCCTCGACGAGTCGACACTCGCCGAGGCGGCCGCCTTAATCGACGAGACGAGCGTCGTCCGCGACGCGCTCGCGGCCGCGACGGCGGGGCGCGAGGCGGCCCGGTCGGGCGACGCCGCGGCAGGGGTCACGGCGATGCACGACGCGACGGAGGGCGGCTTGCGCGGCGCGCTGTGCGAGACAGCCGCGGCGGCAGGCGTCCGGATCGACGTGGACCGCGCGTCAGTCCCGACGGTCGACGCGGCGCTGGCGACCTGCCGCGCGCTCGACATCGACCCGTGGGCGTGCACCACGTCGGGGACGCTGTTGCTCGCCGTCGACCCCGACGCCGTCGACCGCGTGGTCGCGGCGTTGCAGGCGCGAGGGACGCCCGTCGGCGTCGTGGGCGACGTGACTGCGGGCAGCGGTGTGTTCGTCGACGGCGAGCGCGTCGACCCGCCGACCGAGGACGCCTCGTGGGGGGTCTACGAGCGCCTGTCCGCCGGTCGGTGA
- a CDS encoding CRTAC1 family protein, giving the protein MFADRSEDVADDTPHRGYGVAVTPGVSGPCALVTGHGPANRLLTWRDGALHDVATPAVADEGRHAIGVVAADLDADGAEEVYVHNTNAYEGRTRDTDLLLDPVDVRPDHPDVRWRDLFGLAVNASRGNFRAGRSVAAIDRYGTGRYGVFVACYGLPSRFYELGDDGELSDMAGAVGLDVEAGARSLYAGPLVSDRMDLFVGVDRGRNRLFRNETGHFRDVAEAVGVADPGTNARGVTVADGDLAVGGWETPSRLFTTDPDGTARPGGGPDATDGVRDADRPNLDDTPRPPEGTRPDGGLDTFIDAAPADLASTTRVRTLVAADFDNDGREELFCNVMGGENRLFRKTDDGWTTLGAGAATEPRGLGTGAAVADFDGDGALELLVVHGELAAQPLTLYTVPEATENDWLRVRPTTQYGAPARGATVTVETASRTTRKVVCAGSGYLCQMEPVAHVGLGEERPERVTVRWPDGHEATLDRPDPRTEHEVAHPMAPRF; this is encoded by the coding sequence GTGTTCGCGGACCGGTCCGAGGACGTCGCCGACGACACGCCCCACCGCGGCTACGGGGTCGCCGTCACTCCCGGTGTGAGCGGACCCTGCGCGCTCGTCACCGGGCACGGGCCGGCCAACCGACTCCTCACGTGGCGAGATGGTGCCCTCCACGACGTGGCGACGCCCGCCGTCGCCGACGAGGGGCGCCACGCCATCGGCGTCGTCGCCGCCGACCTCGACGCCGACGGCGCCGAGGAAGTGTACGTCCACAACACGAACGCCTACGAGGGGCGCACGCGCGACACCGACCTCCTCCTCGACCCGGTCGACGTGCGCCCGGACCACCCCGACGTGCGCTGGCGCGACCTGTTCGGCCTCGCGGTCAACGCCAGTCGAGGCAACTTCCGCGCCGGCCGCTCGGTCGCCGCAATCGACCGCTACGGCACCGGCCGCTACGGCGTGTTCGTCGCCTGTTACGGGCTCCCCTCGCGCTTCTACGAACTGGGCGACGACGGCGAACTCTCTGACATGGCAGGCGCAGTCGGCCTCGACGTCGAGGCCGGCGCGCGCTCGCTGTACGCCGGCCCGCTCGTCTCCGACCGGATGGACCTGTTCGTCGGCGTCGACCGGGGTCGAAACCGCCTGTTCCGCAACGAGACGGGCCACTTCCGCGACGTCGCCGAGGCGGTGGGGGTGGCCGACCCGGGGACGAACGCCCGCGGGGTCACGGTCGCCGACGGCGACCTCGCGGTCGGCGGGTGGGAGACGCCGAGTCGGCTGTTCACGACGGACCCGGACGGGACCGCACGCCCCGGCGGCGGGCCGGACGCGACGGACGGAGTGCGCGACGCCGACCGTCCCAACCTCGACGACACGCCGCGCCCGCCGGAGGGGACCCGCCCGGACGGCGGCCTCGATACGTTCATCGACGCCGCCCCAGCCGACCTCGCGTCAACGACGCGGGTGCGGACGCTCGTCGCCGCCGACTTCGACAACGACGGTCGCGAGGAGCTGTTCTGCAACGTGATGGGCGGCGAGAACCGGCTGTTCCGCAAGACCGACGACGGGTGGACGACACTCGGCGCCGGCGCGGCGACCGAGCCGAGAGGACTCGGCACCGGCGCCGCCGTCGCGGACTTCGACGGCGACGGCGCGCTGGAGTTGTTGGTGGTCCACGGCGAACTCGCCGCCCAGCCGCTCACCCTGTACACCGTCCCGGAGGCGACGGAGAACGACTGGCTGCGCGTCCGCCCGACCACCCAGTACGGCGCGCCCGCTCGCGGAGCGACCGTCACCGTCGAGACCGCCTCCCGAACCACCCGGAAGGTCGTCTGTGCGGGCTCTGGCTACCTGTGCCAGATGGAACCGGTGGCGCACGTCGGCTTGGGCGAGGAGCGCCCCGAACGCGTCACCGTCCGCTGGCCCGACGGCCACGAGGCGACGCTGGACCGACCGGACCCGAGGACCGAACACGAGGTGGCGCACCCGATGGCGCCGCGCTTTTGA
- a CDS encoding glycosyltransferase yields MTPRTVAAFTDTYLPTVNGVTYTLESWRRRWRERGGRMDVVFPGAPDYEPGDGEYTTRSVGFPFYDGFRMGLPGVPDAVRDADVIHAHTPFALGLSGLYLARRADAPLVASYHTPTAEYADYLAAGPAQVLVEGAARRYERRYMNAADAVVVPSEPAGDHLRDIGVDTRVEVVPNGVDTDFFARPDDDAVDAFRAEYDLPLRGDGPVVGYTGRHGFEKELEEIPPAVAAADADATLVFGGDGPARDAVRDACEAAGVDARFLGFLPREELPAFYACLDAFLFPSPVETQGLVALEANACGTPVVGVDAGALADTVVDGETGHHYPHGDTAAFAAALDRTLAERDALSAACLDRREQTSVEHAVDRLEEVYEAVTE; encoded by the coding sequence GTGACCCCTCGAACCGTCGCCGCGTTCACCGACACGTACCTGCCGACGGTGAACGGCGTCACCTACACGTTGGAGTCGTGGCGCCGGCGCTGGCGCGAGCGCGGCGGTCGCATGGACGTCGTGTTCCCCGGCGCGCCCGACTACGAACCCGGGGACGGGGAGTACACCACCCGCAGCGTCGGCTTCCCGTTCTACGACGGCTTCAGGATGGGGCTCCCGGGCGTCCCCGACGCCGTCCGCGACGCGGACGTGATCCACGCCCACACGCCGTTCGCGCTCGGCCTCTCGGGACTGTACCTCGCGCGCAGGGCGGACGCACCGCTGGTCGCCTCCTACCACACCCCGACCGCCGAGTACGCCGACTACCTCGCCGCCGGCCCCGCGCAGGTCCTCGTCGAGGGGGCGGCCCGCCGCTACGAGCGCCGGTACATGAACGCCGCCGACGCCGTGGTCGTCCCGAGCGAACCCGCCGGCGACCACCTCCGCGACATCGGCGTCGACACGCGCGTCGAGGTCGTCCCCAACGGCGTCGACACCGACTTCTTCGCGCGCCCGGACGACGACGCCGTCGACGCCTTCCGCGCCGAGTACGACCTCCCGCTCCGCGGCGACGGCCCGGTCGTCGGCTACACCGGCCGCCACGGGTTCGAGAAGGAACTGGAGGAGATACCGCCCGCCGTCGCCGCCGCCGACGCCGACGCGACGCTCGTGTTCGGCGGCGACGGGCCCGCACGCGACGCCGTCCGGGACGCCTGCGAGGCGGCCGGCGTCGACGCACGCTTCCTCGGGTTCCTCCCGCGCGAGGAGTTGCCCGCCTTCTACGCCTGCCTCGACGCGTTCCTGTTCCCCTCGCCCGTCGAGACGCAGGGCCTCGTCGCCTTGGAGGCGAACGCCTGCGGCACGCCCGTCGTCGGCGTCGACGCGGGTGCGCTCGCCGACACCGTCGTCGACGGCGAGACAGGCCACCACTACCCCCACGGCGACACGGCGGCGTTCGCCGCCGCGCTCGACCGGACGCTCGCGGAGCGCGACGCCTTGTCGGCGGCGTGTCTCGACCGCCGCGAGCAGACGAGCGTCGAGCACGCGGTCGACCGTCTGGAGGAAGTGTACGAGGCGGTGACGGAGTAG
- a CDS encoding glycosyltransferase family 4 protein, producing MRVLDYLELSSQLHRAGIGTAHDQQVEAIERARDAGADVEVVTSPWPDGDPVEGLTNGLRGRGFLADVDVVHLNLIGPASLALARHAKRTDTPLVLHCHVTSEDFRESFRGSTTIAPALRRYLRWFYSQADLVITPSEYTKRRLEAYPVTAPIRAMSNGIDFGSVADHADYRDEYRERFNLDGVVMFAVGSVFERKGLTDFCEVAERTPYDFAWFGTVDSGPQASPTVRKWTQHPPENVTFSGWVDDKPGAFGAGDVFFFPTKEENQGIVVLEAMACGKPCVLRDIPVFREYFEDGHDCLLCETREEMVEALHRLADDPDLRERLAENARETAAEHSLERVGEELVATYEGLLS from the coding sequence GTGCGCGTCCTCGACTACCTCGAACTGTCGTCGCAACTCCACCGCGCCGGTATCGGCACCGCCCACGACCAGCAGGTCGAGGCGATCGAACGCGCCCGCGACGCCGGCGCCGACGTGGAAGTCGTCACCTCGCCGTGGCCCGACGGCGACCCCGTCGAGGGACTCACCAACGGCCTCCGCGGCCGCGGGTTCCTCGCGGACGTGGACGTGGTCCACCTGAACCTCATCGGCCCCGCAAGCCTCGCGCTCGCGCGCCACGCCAAGCGCACGGACACGCCGTTGGTGCTCCACTGCCACGTGACCAGCGAGGACTTCCGCGAGAGCTTCCGCGGGTCGACCACCATCGCGCCCGCCCTGCGTCGGTACCTCCGGTGGTTCTACTCGCAGGCGGATCTGGTGATCACGCCCTCCGAGTACACCAAGCGCCGCCTCGAAGCGTACCCCGTCACCGCACCGATCCGTGCGATGTCGAACGGCATCGACTTCGGCTCCGTCGCCGACCACGCCGACTACCGCGACGAGTACCGCGAGCGGTTCAACCTCGACGGCGTCGTGATGTTCGCCGTCGGCTCCGTGTTCGAGCGCAAGGGACTCACCGACTTCTGTGAGGTCGCCGAGCGTACGCCGTACGACTTCGCGTGGTTCGGGACGGTCGACTCCGGGCCCCAGGCGTCGCCGACGGTCAGGAAGTGGACGCAGCACCCCCCGGAGAACGTCACCTTCTCCGGCTGGGTCGACGACAAGCCCGGCGCGTTCGGCGCCGGCGACGTGTTCTTCTTCCCGACGAAAGAGGAGAACCAGGGTATCGTCGTGCTGGAGGCGATGGCGTGCGGCAAGCCGTGCGTCCTCCGCGACATCCCCGTGTTCCGCGAGTACTTCGAGGACGGGCACGATTGCCTGCTGTGTGAGACGCGCGAGGAGATGGTCGAGGCGCTGCACCGCCTCGCCGACGACCCCGACCTGCGCGAGCGCCTCGCCGAGAACGCCCGCGAGACCGCCGCCGAGCACTCGCTGGAGCGCGTCGGCGAGGAACTCGTCGCGACGTACGAGGGCCTCCTCTCGTGA
- a CDS encoding MFS transporter produces MTKRLFTTLCGLVFLVNLGRVAFAPLVPEFQQNLGISAAAVGSVTSLVWIGTAAPRIPVGWVLTRVARERVVLATGVALSVASALTATADTLLALQTGAFAVGLATGGYFVAAIPLIGKLYPEATGRAVGVHGTASQVASVVAPALVLAVIARLGDWRVVFSLLAVGAAVLTVVLFVVVRLGGPDGGSVTDGPATDAAPESRNFRAALSHWRIVLAGMSLVAVAGFAWQGVFNFYVSYLLSEGLSDANANLLLTVAFAAGVPAFWLGGRLADRLPKVPYLLALNAAFLVSLVALTYARSLVAFAAVSVALGYAAHALFPAVDTYMLSTLPAPDRASAYAVFSGASLLFEANGSGVLGALTDSGVAFDWVFRLFAAGVALLLVVAGALYLAGRFPTPIDESPGGG; encoded by the coding sequence GTGACCAAACGCCTGTTCACCACGCTGTGTGGCCTCGTGTTCCTCGTCAACCTGGGCCGCGTCGCGTTCGCCCCACTCGTCCCCGAGTTCCAGCAGAACCTGGGCATCTCGGCTGCTGCCGTCGGCTCGGTCACGTCGCTCGTGTGGATCGGCACCGCCGCGCCGCGCATCCCGGTCGGGTGGGTGCTGACGCGGGTCGCGCGCGAGCGGGTCGTCCTCGCGACCGGCGTCGCGCTGTCGGTTGCTTCGGCGCTCACGGCGACCGCCGACACCCTCCTCGCGCTCCAGACAGGCGCCTTCGCCGTCGGCCTCGCCACCGGCGGCTACTTCGTCGCCGCCATTCCGCTCATCGGCAAACTGTACCCCGAGGCGACCGGGCGGGCGGTCGGCGTCCACGGCACCGCCAGTCAGGTCGCGAGCGTCGTCGCCCCGGCGCTCGTGCTCGCGGTGATCGCGCGACTCGGCGACTGGCGCGTCGTGTTCTCGCTGCTCGCCGTCGGCGCCGCCGTGCTCACCGTCGTGCTGTTCGTCGTGGTCCGTCTCGGCGGCCCCGACGGTGGCTCCGTCACCGACGGCCCGGCGACCGACGCCGCCCCGGAGTCGCGGAACTTCCGCGCGGCGCTGTCGCACTGGCGGATCGTGCTCGCGGGGATGTCGCTCGTCGCGGTGGCGGGCTTCGCGTGGCAGGGCGTGTTCAACTTCTACGTGAGCTACCTGCTCTCGGAGGGGCTGAGCGACGCGAACGCGAACCTCCTCCTCACCGTCGCGTTCGCCGCCGGCGTCCCCGCGTTCTGGCTCGGCGGTCGTCTCGCCGACCGACTCCCGAAGGTGCCGTACCTGCTCGCACTCAACGCCGCGTTCCTCGTGTCGTTGGTCGCGCTCACGTACGCACGGTCGCTGGTGGCGTTCGCCGCCGTCTCGGTCGCGCTCGGCTACGCCGCCCACGCGCTGTTTCCCGCGGTCGACACGTACATGCTGTCGACGCTCCCGGCACCCGACCGCGCGAGCGCCTACGCCGTCTTCTCGGGGGCGTCGCTGCTGTTCGAGGCGAACGGCTCCGGCGTCCTCGGCGCACTCACGGACTCGGGAGTCGCCTTCGACTGGGTGTTCCGCCTGTTCGCCGCCGGCGTAGCCCTGTTGTTGGTCGTCGCGGGCGCGCTGTACCTCGCCGGTCGGTTCCCGACGCCCATCGACGAGTCGCCAGGCGGGGGGTGA
- a CDS encoding ATP-dependent DNA helicase, whose protein sequence is MTEATDEAWRSVFGHDEPYPKQADGIEAARTVAAADGFLTLEGACGTGKTMLALTAGIDLVRDPDSDYERVLVLTSVKQQLRQFEADLRTINEGLPDDWRPVSGMTLVGKADVCPYARENRGGVDTTNVYERCEGLRERTRNLVGDADGGETTAGALVEQARRAQTGFADTGDDGVDYLETAGEPTPYLPSMPEHGGSATRDGVEFCPFYARYLDDLPEDGDAAEAVPFDFTDRGLIDAEELVRLSAGHGTCPHSMMGAILPQVEVVVGNYYHAFDPTTVGGFTGALVDDSTFVVCDEAHMLEPRVRDLVSDGVADTSLRDAENELTRVIQPVQFEDAGQRAQGTTDADLVRGELADAEVSLDEVKLLREFVTDLREELDRRVTGFLDAERVGWRENLTDLDDEELPLRDPEEPAVDEITEWARDAGYGEDVWARAEQVGAVAARILDEAEDEDRQRAAPGVGRTLNAWYRCDHESYFRELELNRTWDETAPPDSWRRAYSARLALHNCVPADAIGERLAEFGGGVLMSATLAPLDVFEEVTGLNYLESEGRPVEERTYGLGFPEENRESFALDVPKFTYSNRGPTGEDNETRRAHVDAAAEVASTTPGNVLVGMPSYGEAEWMAGALDADARVDKPVLLDESSDDTATESLKADFFAGDAKVLVTSIRGTLTEGVDYEGDRLAAAVVCGVPIINTSSPRTRAVKTAYDREFGDGFETALTVPAVRKARQAIGRVIRGTDEVGVRCLVDARYARESWNGVREYLPEYEREEFRPVSSDMLRFGLERFWDGHR, encoded by the coding sequence GTGACCGAGGCGACGGACGAGGCGTGGCGCAGCGTGTTCGGACACGACGAGCCGTACCCCAAGCAAGCCGACGGCATCGAAGCCGCGCGCACCGTCGCCGCCGCCGACGGCTTCCTGACGCTGGAGGGCGCCTGCGGCACCGGGAAGACGATGCTGGCGCTGACCGCCGGCATCGACCTGGTGCGCGACCCCGACAGCGACTACGAGCGCGTACTCGTCCTCACCAGCGTCAAGCAACAACTCCGCCAGTTCGAGGCGGACCTCCGAACGATCAACGAGGGGCTGCCCGACGACTGGCGCCCCGTCTCCGGGATGACGCTCGTCGGCAAGGCCGACGTGTGTCCGTACGCCCGCGAGAACCGCGGCGGCGTCGACACGACCAACGTGTACGAGCGCTGTGAGGGCCTCCGCGAGCGCACCCGGAACCTCGTCGGCGACGCCGACGGCGGCGAGACCACCGCGGGCGCGCTCGTCGAGCAGGCTCGTCGCGCCCAGACCGGCTTCGCCGACACCGGCGACGACGGCGTCGACTACCTCGAGACCGCCGGCGAGCCGACGCCGTACCTCCCGTCGATGCCCGAACACGGCGGGAGCGCCACCCGCGACGGCGTGGAGTTCTGTCCGTTCTACGCGCGCTACCTCGACGACCTGCCGGAGGACGGCGACGCCGCCGAGGCCGTCCCGTTCGACTTCACCGACCGTGGGCTCATCGACGCCGAGGAGTTGGTCCGGCTGTCGGCGGGCCACGGCACCTGCCCGCACTCGATGATGGGCGCCATCCTCCCGCAGGTGGAGGTCGTCGTCGGCAACTACTACCACGCGTTCGACCCGACCACCGTCGGCGGCTTCACGGGCGCGCTCGTCGACGACTCGACGTTCGTCGTCTGCGACGAGGCGCACATGCTCGAACCGCGCGTCCGCGACCTCGTCTCGGACGGCGTCGCCGACACGAGCCTGCGCGACGCAGAGAACGAGTTGACCCGCGTGATCCAGCCCGTCCAGTTCGAGGACGCCGGCCAGCGCGCGCAGGGGACGACGGACGCAGACCTCGTGCGCGGCGAACTCGCCGACGCCGAGGTGAGTCTGGACGAGGTGAAACTGCTCCGGGAGTTCGTCACCGACCTCCGCGAGGAACTCGACCGCCGCGTGACGGGCTTCCTCGACGCCGAGCGCGTCGGCTGGCGCGAGAACCTCACCGACCTCGACGACGAGGAACTCCCCCTCCGCGACCCGGAGGAGCCGGCGGTCGACGAGATTACCGAGTGGGCCCGCGACGCCGGCTACGGCGAGGACGTGTGGGCGCGCGCCGAGCAGGTCGGCGCGGTCGCCGCCCGCATCCTCGACGAGGCCGAAGACGAGGACCGCCAGCGTGCGGCCCCCGGAGTCGGGCGGACGCTGAACGCGTGGTACCGCTGCGACCACGAGTCGTACTTCCGCGAGTTGGAACTGAACCGGACGTGGGACGAGACGGCGCCGCCGGACTCGTGGCGCCGGGCGTACTCGGCCCGTCTCGCACTGCACAACTGCGTGCCCGCCGACGCCATCGGCGAGCGCCTCGCCGAGTTCGGCGGCGGCGTCCTCATGTCGGCGACGCTCGCGCCGCTGGACGTGTTCGAAGAGGTGACGGGGCTCAACTACCTCGAATCGGAGGGTCGCCCCGTCGAAGAGCGAACGTACGGGCTCGGCTTCCCCGAGGAGAACCGCGAGTCGTTCGCGCTCGACGTGCCGAAGTTCACGTACTCCAACCGCGGCCCCACGGGCGAGGACAACGAGACGCGCCGGGCGCACGTCGACGCCGCCGCGGAGGTGGCGAGCACGACGCCCGGGAACGTGCTCGTCGGGATGCCCAGTTACGGCGAGGCGGAGTGGATGGCGGGCGCGTTGGACGCAGACGCCCGGGTCGACAAGCCGGTCCTGCTCGACGAGTCGAGCGACGACACCGCCACCGAGTCACTGAAGGCGGACTTCTTCGCCGGCGACGCGAAGGTGCTCGTCACCAGCATCCGCGGCACCCTCACCGAGGGCGTGGACTACGAGGGCGACCGCCTCGCGGCGGCGGTCGTCTGCGGCGTTCCCATCATCAACACGTCGTCGCCGCGGACGCGCGCGGTGAAGACGGCGTACGACCGCGAGTTCGGCGACGGCTTCGAGACAGCACTGACGGTTCCGGCGGTCCGGAAGGCGCGGCAGGCCATCGGGCGAGTGATCCGCGGCACCGACGAGGTCGGTGTCCGCTGTCTCGTCGACGCGCGGTACGCTCGCGAGTCGTGGAACGGGGTCCGAGAGTACCTCCCCGAGTACGAACGCGAGGAGTTCCGCCCTGTGAGTTCGGACATGCTCCGCTTCGGGTTGGAGCGGTTCTGGGACGGCCACCGGTAG
- a CDS encoding class I SAM-dependent methyltransferase: MGFHTFDVDRADALEDPSRFRYCSGEELLAMLALGDDDAVADLGSGTGFYTDVVAPHVGACYAVDVQAEMHDLYAEKGLPETVETVTAGVADLPFADDALDAAFSTMTYHEYATDESLAELARVVRPGGRVVTVDWTRDGPGDAGPPTDERFGVGDCASAFEEAGFTVERAETRRETFVCVARR, translated from the coding sequence ATGGGATTCCACACGTTCGACGTCGACCGCGCCGACGCGCTGGAGGATCCGAGTCGCTTCCGCTACTGCTCCGGCGAAGAACTGCTCGCGATGCTCGCGCTCGGCGACGACGACGCCGTCGCCGACCTGGGGTCGGGGACCGGCTTCTACACGGACGTCGTCGCGCCCCACGTCGGCGCCTGCTACGCCGTCGACGTGCAGGCGGAGATGCACGACCTGTACGCCGAGAAAGGGCTGCCGGAGACGGTCGAGACGGTGACCGCGGGCGTCGCGGACCTCCCGTTCGCCGACGACGCGCTCGACGCGGCGTTCTCGACGATGACGTACCACGAGTACGCGACCGACGAGTCGCTGGCGGAACTCGCGCGTGTCGTCCGCCCCGGCGGCCGTGTGGTCACGGTCGACTGGACCCGCGACGGTCCCGGCGACGCGGGACCGCCGACCGACGAACGGTTCGGCGTCGGCGACTGTGCGAGCGCCTTCGAGGAGGCCGGGTTCACCGTCGAGCGCGCCGAGACGCGCCGCGAGACGTTCGTCTGCGTCGCTCGCCGCTGA
- a CDS encoding HEWD family protein encodes MSVRIRRPRERVCERCGREERFDDATESWVVADDAAGEVYCVHEWDINGTFVPFEEVDDGAAGA; translated from the coding sequence ATGTCAGTCCGTATCCGACGCCCACGCGAGCGCGTCTGCGAGCGGTGCGGTCGCGAGGAGCGGTTCGACGACGCGACCGAGAGTTGGGTCGTCGCCGACGACGCCGCGGGCGAGGTGTACTGCGTCCACGAGTGGGACATCAACGGCACGTTCGTCCCGTTCGAGGAGGTCGACGACGGCGCCGCCGGCGCGTAA
- the cutA gene encoding divalent-cation tolerance protein CutA yields MPTLYVTAPPGAAADLAKTLVDERLAACVNRVPCRSTYRWDGAVVADDPEEVLFVKTTADRVAETEARIAEAHPYDTPCVERFEEDAVAEPFAAWVADATTPE; encoded by the coding sequence GTGCCGACGCTGTACGTCACCGCCCCGCCGGGCGCCGCCGCCGACCTGGCGAAGACGCTCGTCGACGAGCGCCTCGCCGCCTGCGTCAACCGCGTCCCGTGCCGCTCCACCTACCGCTGGGACGGAGCGGTCGTCGCCGACGACCCCGAGGAGGTACTGTTCGTGAAGACCACCGCCGACCGCGTCGCCGAGACGGAGGCGCGCATCGCCGAGGCGCACCCGTACGACACGCCGTGTGTCGAGCGCTTCGAGGAAGACGCGGTCGCAGAGCCGTTCGCCGCGTGGGTCGCCGACGCGACCACGCCGGAGTAG
- a CDS encoding HAD-IIB family hydrolase, producing the protein MTEQSPPCLDVPPDADLPPLALDIDGTLTTPDHTVDPRVFRVLPDWPAPVVLATGKSFPYPVALCHFAGIPERVVAENGGIVCVDETVRVTGDADRVARAVAAFRERGGDLGWGDADTANRWRETEVAARLNADEDLLRAVADEFDLTFLDTGYAYHLTDPDVSKGAALEEAAAVLDRDPGEFVAVGDSMNDASTFRVAGDSYAVANADATAREAADTVLDEGYMDGTLAALAAVIERADRRV; encoded by the coding sequence ATGACCGAGCAGTCGCCGCCGTGTCTCGACGTGCCGCCGGACGCCGACCTCCCGCCGCTGGCGCTCGACATCGACGGCACGCTGACGACGCCCGACCACACCGTCGACCCGCGGGTGTTCCGCGTGCTCCCCGATTGGCCCGCGCCGGTCGTCCTCGCGACGGGGAAGTCGTTCCCGTACCCGGTCGCGCTGTGTCACTTCGCGGGCATCCCCGAGCGCGTCGTCGCGGAGAACGGCGGCATCGTCTGCGTCGACGAGACGGTGCGCGTCACGGGCGACGCCGACCGGGTGGCTCGCGCGGTGGCGGCGTTCCGCGAGCGCGGCGGCGACCTCGGGTGGGGCGACGCAGACACGGCGAACCGCTGGCGCGAGACGGAGGTCGCGGCGCGCCTCAACGCCGACGAGGACCTGCTCCGGGCGGTCGCCGACGAGTTCGACCTGACGTTCCTCGACACCGGCTACGCGTACCACCTCACCGACCCCGACGTGAGCAAGGGCGCGGCGCTGGAGGAGGCGGCGGCGGTGCTCGACCGCGACCCCGGCGAGTTCGTCGCCGTCGGCGACTCGATGAACGACGCCTCGACGTTCCGCGTCGCGGGCGACAGCTACGCGGTCGCGAACGCCGACGCGACGGCGCGTGAGGCCGCCGACACCGTGCTCGACGAGGGGTACATGGACGGCACGCTCGCGGCGCTGGCGGCGGTGATCGAGCGGGCCGACAGGCGGGTCTGA